The region aaagaaaatggccagacaaaaaaaatatttgtccatCAAGACCAGCGGTTTGAACATAGCTTTGTTTAATGCTGAAAATTTCAGTTTATTCCAAATCAATGCTAATGGgatcaataaaaaatactatattcctGCTTGAATCAATAGAATTTTAACATTGGCCTCTCTCAACGGCGatagaaacctttttttttttgtgaataacTAAAATGCACTCTTCTAGAGTTGGTGCTGCGTTGTGCCCACAATCTCACTGTCGACAGCCACCATATCAGGTCATACAGGCAGCTTCCTGCTTCACACACCACTGGTTTGCCTGTACTtggtcaaaacaacaaaaaaaaatagtttaaggCTCAGCTATTTGAAATGCTCCAAGGCACTACACAAGTCTTTCCACAAGAAGTTTCACGACAAGCTCCCATTAGTACTACCTTGATGGTATTGATTAGGCTGTCTTTAGTCTTTTTTCTTAAGGAAGGGCCAGTGGGTAAAGAATCGGGGGTTAGCCTCAAGATGTTCATTGCTGACCCTTCAGTCTTCAGTGCCAAGTCATCTTTTTCTTGATCATATATGGCAATAAGGATTGTCCAGCTCtactcttgtgtgtgtgtagtgcaAAGGTGTAGAAAATCTGCTTTGGTAGAGAGAATTTTTAGGAGTCGACATATCACTATGTATTAGGAGTGTTAAGAAATTAGcaggatttaagaaaaaaaaatctaaaacataaaatTATGGATACTTTGATCTGGATTGATACATCCATTGGTCAAGCACCAATCAAATCAATGGGAACGTAAAATGgatcaatattattttttaaagatattcagtttttttttcatgtttattttttcaatatcatGCTTTGTTACTGTGTACATGTCAGTTATATTGTTTAATCGCTGCTAAAGTTGTCTGGATTTTTCACCTGTGTGCACAAATTCATAAACGGGGGCATGTGAGGGTCTCTGGAGAGTCAGGATGATTGAGGCTACACGGCGAGTGTCCCACATACTGTTGCTGCGCTGTCCCGCGGCAGGACGTGGGGGACGTAGCCTCACCCGCTTTCTTCGGGGCAGCGTATTAATGCTTTGCTCACTACTACCAGCTGCCGAGTTCTTCAACCCTTGGCACCGTTTCCACCgctgtcattggctgccatttgtaACGTCAAAACCATGGCATTTAAAAGCACCTTCAATCCGCtcacatttttgtgtcaaaacaCTTGAAATCGATTGTGCTTAGGCTAGACGCACATTCTGCGTGGGCAAGATGTGTATTGGCTTTTGACCATgaggacatgcatggtagaatATCTGCAATGAGTTTTTCCCAAAGATAAATGCCACGGTTTAACTTGGGTCAATATGGGCTGTCTTTGCTCTGTGTTTAGTTTTTAGTACTTTGGTCTGTAACTGGATCAGACTTTGATCCCTCCTCTGTTTCTTCGCCAAAATTGGAAATCCCCTCAGAATACGAGACAAGGAGTCTTATTGTATCGCCAATTAAGGCCTATCGCCCCGCATCGGCTCTTGTAACCAAGCACCCGGGACAGACCAGCTCGCCTCCCCTCTATACACCCTAAAAGTCTaccccttcaaaaatgtagcCCAGGAGCTCCAGGATTCCTTGCCATTATACGTTTTGTTTATTCTCAAGCCCAGAATATAAAAAGAAGGGGTgggtagaagaagaaaagaataacaggaatgaaaaaaaagagagaccgTAAGCGGGGTTTCCATGGTGACAGAAATATGGCCGTTCTTCAAAAACCTTGAATGTAGGTGCTGCTGAGATAAGTGTCTTTTGCAGATATTGTGCATGCGATGGATGCCCGTACGATTCAAACGGTAATCCGGGGAGCAGTCGAGATAACTGTAAGGGTCTCTAAAGGAATGCAAAGACCACCACTGTCATCTGTTAGCTCAGGCCGTCAAGCGTCGAAGCTTGAATGTGGGCCAAATTAATTATCATCTTTGAGTCAGTACTTCCTTTTTCCTAAGAATTTTTTTCTAGTGTGCTTCCTTTTCAAATAGCCTTGAAAGCTCATACGTCAATTATGAGCAAGCATTTCTGTCTGTCAATTAATTTGTTATCTCGGTAGAGCTATTTTATCGGGTAATGAGTTGGAATGTGCTACAGATGGCTcgctcatttttacattttgagttGGAACATTTGATCAATGCTTTGTTTAAATAGGGTTCATTGTTATATCTGGGAAAGTTCTGAAGTGAAGAACTATGTGAATATACTATGGCAGACTTGTCCACTacacaaaaatgtcacaaagaAGACATAAAATGGATTCAGATGTAAAATGGCATTTGCTTCCTTGGATTCATGGCCTGCTTGTTGCCAattgtttaaatatttcaaatccaATATTCAAATCTGAGCATATGGCCCCAGTGTTGAAGATTGTCTTGTCTTTTCCTTTGATTACACAGAGCTCAAACAATGAACACGTACTGCCTTGTGTGCATCCATTTTAGGCACGGGAGAAAGTGGCAAGAGTACTTTCATCAAGCAGATGAGGATCATCCACGGCGCCGGTTACTCCGACGAGGACAAGAGAGGCTTCATCCGACTGGTTTATCAAAACATCTTCACTTCCATGCAGGCCATGATCCGGGCTACTGAGAACCTAAAGATTCCCTACAAATATGAACAGAATCGGGTAGGACGTGTGGAAGAAACACAATTGATTTATTCTTAGAgtctattattaaaaaaacaccgcTTTTCAAAGGGTTGCCTTTGATTGGCCATTGTCATCATGAAATTTGGGGATTCACATCAACAGTCTTTACATCTTGACTCAAACTAATCCAGTTAGACTGTGTTGTCATTATGAAAAGCCTAAGCTGGTTGCAACTAATCTCTCTCCTCGTTATCTTCCCACTCTGTTTAGTCTAATGCCATGCTAGTGAAGGAAGTGGACATTGAGAAGATCAACGGCTTTGACCAGCCTTACATCGCGGCCATTAAATGCTTGTGGTCCGACCCGGGGATCCAAGAGGCCTACGATCGTCGCCGAGAGTACCAGCTCTCCGATTCCACTAAATAGTACGATTTTCTTTTCTATTATATTAGCTCAGGGGCGTGTTTGCATTTGCCATTTTGTGCATAActtattttcccaaacattaggaaaaatatcattaatacaaatgttttttcttattttaacagCAAAATAAGCATATAGCAGtagtttttagatttttttttgtttttgagcaAAAAGAACTAGAAAATATTGTAGCCTACTTTATTTGAAGAAATACGGCTgccctttttaaatgttttttttttaatcctcttgATTTAGTTCTTTTACATGAGAATTTTTGGGATAAGTGATGTGCTTTCTACTGCCCTCTAGCCGTATGCAGAATTTATTACAGATGTCAAAAACCACTTGATTACAGTGCTTCCCAACCATACTGAAGCCAAGGGGACATATTTTACGTAAATTAAATGTCACAGTAAGCCGTCCCTCAATGAACATTACTAGAAATAATAAGTAAATCCTCTCAGTTGactcagtccaaaaaaaaaaaacatggtcataATTTTCAGACCAATCAAGTGAAACGGTATCATTATTGATAACAAACCGGTCATTCCCCAAACAAATGGGGCACAGTGCCATGGTTGGGAATCACTGGTAACAAAAATGAGAAGATTATGTCATGCAATACATGTTTGCTACTATCCACATGTATATCTCCAGTTACCTTAGCGATTTAGATCGAGTGACCGCCGGCGGCTACGTCCCCACCCAGCAGGATGTGCTCAGGGTCCGTGTTCCCACCACGGGCATTATAGAGTACCCCTTTGATCTGGAGAATGTCATCTTCAGGTACTCCCTGGCGCCATACCAGGATTGCAGCGTCACCCGCACAAATCCACTAATGGACGGAAGCTCAACATTCTGTTGTGGCCATAATTTGGGGAGggaaaaagtagaaaatatCCAGAAAAGCAGCCAAAGAGGCCAACAGTTGTTAAGCCAAGCCAAACATCAGTGGTTTATGTTTAGTTGTGCTAAGATTCTGGCTCACAGGACTGGAAGCAAAGGCTACGTTCATGCTTGAGATGGGCAACCAACTCATACCTGATGAAGATGGCTTGCAACTGTCAACATCAATGATACTTTAGGAAGCACTTTCAAATGCCATTCCAGTCATCCTTGACCTGACAGTTGTCCAAACCTTCTTTAGCAGCTTCCAAGTGCTGCACTTTCCTCTTGCTTTTGTCATTGGTAGCACACCATCACTTTGGGCAACAGACTTCAGAAATTCAAAGAGCTGCAGATGGCCAACTCAAGTGGGGTACACAcatactgatttaaaaaaaatatatatctatataactGACTTTTAGAGTGATTTTAATCTTCCTAATTCATTAACAGCCATTAATGGCGGCAGTAGAAGCGGACTGGCTTTATCGATGAAGTGTTTTTACACTGTAGCGTTGGCACTTTAAAACTTTGAACACTCCAAATATGGAACATTCCATCTTTTGTAACTGCTTTAATGTTATTAGATtaattaactctttggctgtcttcaatccatttttactggcagcgaccaaacgaccgccAATGATTTGTGGACTTAAGCCACATTGGCCAGAAAATGCTCAAAGTTGGCGCAAGTATCGGTATGTGTGTACCCTGCTTTATACTTGGATACTCAAGTACAAGGCTATCCGATTTCATGTCTTTGAAACGTCTCAAGGAAGCAGCGTTGGTGGAGGACTGACACTAACCGTCcgtttatttgatttattttttggggctgTTTTCCGTGAAGCTTCCTTGATGGAATCTAGCCACTCTTCCACACTTGGCAGGGAGTTGCTCTAATTGCCCATCACGCTTTATGTAACTTTTCCTGTcttgtcttttgtgtgtgtgtgtttgtgtctgtctgtctgtctttgtctttttttctgcccGGGCTTGCCTTGTAGCTATCTTTCCGATCTGGATCGCATTGCAGATCCCAGCTATCTTCCCACTCAGCAGGATGTGCTCAGGGTACGCATTCCCACCACGGGCATCATAGAGTACCCCTTCGACTTGCAGAGCATCATTTTCAGGTAGAAAGATGCCTCGGCAGGCTCCCCCCGTTCCTCCCCTGTTGTTTCAACCGACACCATTAACTCATTCCCCCGATAAACCGCGTCTTATTGACCCCGCCGACCTCTACCGTTTCCCCTCGGCAATTTCCTCCCGTACAATCAAAAGCGAACGCAAAGTCCCACATTCTGGTAACTGATTGTGGTAAATGGGTCACCTCATCGCCTCTTTTCCTTTATGGCTGGTGTACGAAACCAGGTCGTCCTCTCCACGTTTGGAGGGATGGGCTATTTTTGGGCAATGGGTCCTAACGGGCCCATAATGGCCCCAGGTCTCTGTGGACCGCGGCGGACTGGGCCAACACCAAAGGACGGCTTTGCGTCGTCAAACCCGACCGAGTACAGATACGGACGACTCGGCTCGGTCTCGCCGTTCACACCTGTGCATCTGTTGGCATAATTAGTCGGCTGATTGGCGTCATTTGTGTCAGCACTTGACAAGGGCGCGTAATAGGTGTAAAGGATTCAAGTGAATGACTTCTCAAATGAAGACTTAATGAAACTGGGACCCAAAATTCCCCAAAGATTGGCATGTGACCTCATCAACGAGAACAGCTCTAGAAAGCCCAAACCTCTCGAGGATTTGCACATCTATTAATCAGTGTCTCAAATCACGGAGCTGCTCGTGAATGGCTCCGCTGGAGACCAGAAATGGAAAGTAAGCCCACCGTTCAAGtgatttgaaatttgaaaaaaaaaaacttccttgGAGGAAATCTACAGTTGAAAGTAATTGGACGTTAACTCCTACACAATTCCTAGCTTCTATGCACCTTAAAAGTAGTACCAGCTCACCccattttattaattattttacacTATCATAGACCTCTTAGCTCAAAATGAGAAAACCTGCCATTTAGTCTGTACAATTTTGGTGCATTTACATAATTCTTATTAGGTGACATTGGAGAGGTCTTACTGCAAAAGGGGCTTCATCATCAGAGGTGCCCCGTGTGTAGGTTTCTGCCCTCGACTGGATTTTCCGTCTCCAAAAGGGATCTCCCTCCCTCCGCATGTCCATTTTAGTCATTCAGATGGAAAAATAATGCATTCACGCTCACCTTCCCTGTCAACATTCTTCACTTTCTCCCATCACGTTTGGCTTTTCACTTTGCAAGAAATGGCTAACGGATGAACGCCGTTCAAGGAAAATCTTGACTTTCCCAAATTGGGCGGcgttcatttcatattttcaccGTCGTCTTTTATTTCTTCAAAGTGAAATGCTTTGGTGGTGGCGTGCATGCATGAATCCCAATGACACTTGACACCCTTCAAGCTCTCTGCTTCATCTGCTTTTAAAGGGGTTGAATGCATCATGTACATTGCACGGTATTTGGCTTTGTTAAAGGTAAACACATCAAAATTGGACATACTAGACTTGAATTGCAATGTGCGCTCCTCATGCATTCAAAACCTGTCAAAGCCAATAAAACACTAGCCGAGCCTGTTCTAACATACCACAGTCACTGATCACTAAACACTGAGGGTGCAACGGTATGTCAAAAATCACGTTTCTtgtcattccttcattttttagagcacatttgcttttttttgtaagggAAATAAAATCTTTCCCATGCTTTTTTATAAGATTTAAGTGGCCCTCAATGATCTGTAAGGTAAAGACCGGAATGTGAATAGACGTACCGTCACACCCCTAGTGAGCATATGCGTCACATACATGTGTGAATTCTCATTTGTACGCCATCACGCCCACCCTGTAGGATGGTGGACGTGGGCGGTCAGCGATCAGAGAGGAGGAAGTGGATCCACTGCTTTGAGAATGTCACTTCCATCATGTTCCTAGTGGCCCTGAGCGAGTACGACCAAGTCCTGGTGGAGTCCGACAATGAGGTTTATAGCCTTTTAAAACTGTTGTATATATGGATTTTTCACAACATTGTGCTAGATGATGAATGCATACTATTTCTTTGCCTGTCAGAACCGCATGGAGGAAAGTAAAGCTTTGTTCAGGACTATCATTACCTACCCGTGGTTTCAAAACTCCTCAGTCATCCTCTTTCTCAACAAGAAGGACCTGCTAGAGGAGAAGATCTCCTACTCACACTTGGTGGACTATTTCCCAGAGTTTGATGGTAAGATGAATACTTGAGCATCACAACAGTTTCTTGAGGTACTTAATACTCAGTACTGGCAAATTTCTACATATACAATGTGACACATTTCTGTAATTTAGCTTGTACTCCAGTATAGTATGGCCCTTTTTTGACATTGCAAGCAAATGTTCCACGATTTTGATTTGAAACTGAGGTTTTTACTGTATATAAGCAATTCAAAGGTCACGTCCCAAATATCCCTTTTAAAGCCGTCCTTGCCTATGGCGACCCCATCAAAGCATTGGCGTGTGTCCCGCTCACTCCAGGTCCCCAGAGGGATCCGCAGGCAGCGCGGGAATTCATCCTCAAGATGTTTGTGGACTTAAACCCCGACAGTGACAAGATCATCTACTCCCACTTCACATGCGCCACGGACACTGAGAATATCCGCTTTGTGTTCGCTGCCGTCAAGGACACCATCCTACAGCTCAACCTCAAGGAATACAACCTGGTTTGAGCTACCCAAagtatctctctttctctccacctgccctctttctctctctctctaatccTTTTTGCACAACCTCCTTTTTCGAGTGCGCTCAACTTTTAacgcaacacacacacagatgcacgctcctttttttttggtccagcaAATTCAAAATGcccttgtaaaaataaaaaaaaacacaaaaaaagaacccCAAACAAACACCCCAAAAAGCTGCCTCAATGGGTCTGGCACATTGAGAGGGAGACCAGAAGGGAGGTCCAATGGGATTTTTATCTCCTTCACGTTAATGAATGTACCCACCAGTGTGCTAGAAGTGCAATTGagcaaaaaagaatatatagAAAACCTATTTTATTCAATGGCGCTAAACGTAGTCATTCATGGCGTGAATGTCagttaatatataattaaacTGGGGAACACACATTTTGTCAAGTCGGTTTTGAACCAGTTTTTGAGTGAGGAATTCAAATCTGAGCGTGGTTTTTATCACATAACAGCTTTTCAGAgttcattttcccccaaaattatgaatttattccatttttttttaataagcaagacaatttttcttctcactcattggctgctaatgACAAAAAGAACTGTTTTTAAACTCAACAGTAAGTTTGGGACGACATCACCACTGGCAACACTCAAACACTTCAACAGCTTTCCGTATTGTTCTAGccgctttattattattttataaattaacTCGCTGGCAAGCACTGACAATGACAGACGGATTAAAAGTCTATCATTCCAATACCTGGCTTTCCAGGTTGATTGAGTTTGCAGTCAATCGGAGCCCATTAGTTAACCaaccaaaaagaaaatctaactGGAACACAAATGCTTCCCCTTTTTAACTATTATCTATAACCAAAGGtgtccaatttattgtaattcaGCCAAactcaaattcaaagcatcattGGAGAATGCAATCCTTAAATTTCACTGTGTGCATCATATATGTTCGCAATGATTCTCTTTAAAGGCACAATTtgatttgactgggagggttggcagcgatcaCTGTCCGTCCAAATGAATTAGTTGTCCACAATGGCAGTGATTTAGGAAGTGTGCTGTTGTGAATTGGAaattaataagaataataagaataatccACTGCTATTCGACTATTTATGCAAGTTAATGATTATTTGGCATAACTCTACAGCAGAGGTATCAAAAACTCTTGAAAAGAGGGCCAAGAAATGCATCCAAATTATAGTTTGAGttcagattattatttttttattgtatttgatAATTATAATCATTCAGCAATTTCAGAAGAAAAGTAATTGAGAAGAAAGACAATACAAGATAGACACTTTAATGCATTTCTATttgattttaatatattttgaagtTGAATGATCCGCTTTCTTCCTCCCAGGATTCAGAGGGACAATCATGTGaccgtccttttttttttttttttgtattttttttttcccctatctCACCCACTTGGAGTGTCACTCAAATTTCCCCAACCGCCCCATCACGCCACACTGCCCAATCAGACGCTTCCTAATGCTGTCACTTACTCAATATTCTATATCAGGATGTGCttctgtttacttttttttttttttactgtaaatccACTTTGTTTTGAGACAAAAAGAACGAAGGTTTGCCATTTTTGAACGATTTGGGGAAAAGAGGCAAAGTGGCAAACCTTCTTTGACGTCTGCAAATAAGTattgtttgtgtatatttgtttgtaaatacatatacacaacaGCAGTGTACAATAATGCTCTGTGGTACACCAGTTTTGGCATAAAAACAACAgcgatgacaaaaaaaaaagttagcctCTTTGGTTAGTATAGTTTATTTCCCTCTATGAATAGTATTGATACTGTGATAAtggattttgttcattttaaaagcaaaCACCACAAAACCAAGTGGTCAATTAGCAATTTATATAATATGGTGACGATTttgagaatttttttatttatctaattTATGGACCAGGTTTGAAGGTGTTGATAATTTTGACTTCTTTATTTTCTCAGTGTTTAAAAAGGCGCTCTTTGTATTTCCTCACGGCTGAGCCCTACTTGAGTCTGAActgctgtaaaaacaaaaaacaaaaaaacaaacaaaaaaaaaacaaccaaggagaagaaaaaaaacaaggaatgtctGGTATCGTAAGTACTTATGTTTCTTTTCTATTTGAAGAAAAGACtatttttcatttgtcaaaatacacttatttttcttaaagaGAAAGACAACACCAATTACATTTATGTAACAAAACGGTCACTCAAAGTATTTAATTACGACAGTGTGAATTTCCTAGAACACTATTAATGGAAAAAACTAAGATTTAAGTTTATTGTTGTCTTGTTTAAACCGCACACATAAACTTTGGAAGATTAAAACACGGGATGATGGGTTTTAATCACATTCCAAGTAAGGCCGAACAATTTGggatacttttaaaaatatttgctccCATTTCATAGAAAAAGTGGCTTTTATTTACAACTTTATTCACTGTTAGtcgtccaaaaaaatgcattgtaaaTTCCTATTTTCACCATTCAGTAAACATTCTTTTCACTTGGATGCCCCCCAATAgttgtctttccctttaaaaagccctcacctttgttttcatttttgacaAGAAAACAACAAGTCTTTCCTTTCTAggttatatttacatataaaaacaGCGCTGTAATGCTTACTTACCTAGAAAATGTACATAACAAACATTAGTGTAATGGGTTTTTGACtctgtatttttcccccctgttGTTCCAGGCTTGCTTTTTACGAGTGCCAGTGAAGTAACTAACTTTTTCAGTCTTCTTCAGGTGATTTATTAATCGCTCATCCTCATTAAGGGCTATCACAGTGGGTTTAGGGGGGTGGGCTTATATGGATTGATTAGCATGACTCCAGACGTAATGTTCAtgcaatcctttaaaaaaaagtgtttattacAACCCCGTCCCATTGGAATGAGAAACTTTTGGGCTTGTGAGGTAACTCCAACCTCATGCCgtccttttaaaaaacacaacagcCACATAAAGTATTTGCATGTAAGCTAATTGCCAA is a window of Stigmatopora nigra isolate UIUO_SnigA chromosome 13, RoL_Snig_1.1, whole genome shotgun sequence DNA encoding:
- the gna11b gene encoding guanine nucleotide-binding protein subunit alpha-11b isoform X1 codes for the protein MTLESMMACCLSEEAKESKRINAEIDKQLRRDKRDSRRELKLLLLGTGESGKSTFIKQMRIIHGAGYSDEDKRGFIRLVYQNIFTSMQAMIRATENLKIPYKYEQNRSNAMLVKEVDIEKINGFDQPYIAAIKCLWSDPGIQEAYDRRREYQLSDSTKYYLSDLDRVTAGGYVPTQQDVLRVRVPTTGIIEYPFDLENVIFSYLSDLDRIADPSYLPTQQDVLRVRIPTTGIIEYPFDLQSIIFRMVDVGGQRSERRKWIHCFENVTSIMFLVALSEYDQVLVESDNENRMEESKALFRTIITYPWFQNSSVILFLNKKDLLEEKISYSHLVDYFPEFDGPQRDPQAAREFILKMFVDLNPDSDKIIYSHFTCATDTENIRFVFAAVKDTILQLNLKEYNLV
- the gna11b gene encoding guanine nucleotide-binding protein subunit alpha-11b isoform X3, encoding MTLESMMACCLSEEAKESKRINAEIDKQLRRDKRDSRRELKLLLLGTGESGKSTFIKQMRIIHGAGYSDEDKRGFIRLVYQNIFTSMQAMIRATENLKIPYKYEQNRSNAMLVKEVDIEKINGFDQPYIAAIKCLWSDPGIQEAYDRRREYQLSDSTKYYLSDLDRVTAGGYVPTQQDVLRVRVPTTGIIEYPFDLENVIFRMVDVGGQRSERRKWIHCFENVTSIMFLVALSEYDQVLVESDNENRMEESKALFRTIITYPWFQNSSVILFLNKKDLLEEKISYSHLVDYFPEFDGPQRDPQAAREFILKMFVDLNPDSDKIIYSHFTCATDTENIRFVFAAVKDTILQLNLKEYNLV
- the gna11b gene encoding guanine nucleotide-binding protein subunit alpha-11b isoform X2, giving the protein MTLESMMACCLSEEAKESKRINAEIDKQLRRDKRDSRRELKLLLLGTGESGKSTFIKQMRIIHGAGYSDEDKRGFIRLVYQNIFTSMQAMIRATENLKIPYKYEQNRSNAMLVKEVDIEKINGFDQPYIAAIKCLWSDPGIQEAYDRRREYQLSDSTKYYLSDLDRIADPSYLPTQQDVLRVRIPTTGIIEYPFDLQSIIFRMVDVGGQRSERRKWIHCFENVTSIMFLVALSEYDQVLVESDNENRMEESKALFRTIITYPWFQNSSVILFLNKKDLLEEKISYSHLVDYFPEFDGPQRDPQAAREFILKMFVDLNPDSDKIIYSHFTCATDTENIRFVFAAVKDTILQLNLKEYNLV